A DNA window from Porphyromonadaceae bacterium W3.11 contains the following coding sequences:
- a CDS encoding 3-methyl-2-oxobutanoate dehydrogenase subunit VorB: MEKEVKLLKGNEALAHAAIRAGADGYFGYPITPQSEVLECLTEEAPWETTGMVVLQAESEVSSINMVYGGAACGKKVMTTTSSPGFSLMMEGVSYLAGAELPCVLANVMRGGPGLGTIQPSQADYFQAVKGGGHGDYRLITLAPNSVQEMADFVGMGFDLAFKYRNPVLILSDGVIGQMMEKVHLPEQKPRMTDEEIREKYPWATVGHKPEERSIITSLELSSPVMEQNNLRFQEKYDTIEKNEVLFEESQTEDAEYIIVAFGSGSRICQKVVELCREQGLKVGMIRPITLWPFPSKRIAELANQAKGFISVELNAGQMVEDVRLAVNGKAPVYHYGRMGGMLFSPDEVMAAMKDFFKF, from the coding sequence TGAGGTATTAGAATGCTTAACTGAAGAAGCTCCATGGGAAACTACTGGGATGGTAGTTCTTCAGGCAGAAAGTGAGGTTTCGTCTATAAATATGGTATATGGCGGTGCTGCATGTGGTAAAAAAGTGATGACTACTACATCTAGCCCAGGCTTTAGTTTGATGATGGAGGGCGTCAGTTATCTGGCAGGAGCTGAGCTTCCTTGCGTGTTGGCTAACGTCATGAGAGGTGGTCCTGGTCTTGGGACTATTCAGCCTAGCCAAGCAGACTATTTCCAAGCTGTTAAGGGTGGCGGACACGGTGACTATAGGCTGATCACACTAGCTCCTAACTCTGTTCAAGAGATGGCTGATTTTGTAGGAATGGGATTTGATTTAGCTTTCAAGTATCGTAACCCTGTCTTGATTCTTTCTGATGGTGTTATTGGCCAAATGATGGAGAAGGTACATTTGCCAGAGCAAAAACCAAGAATGACAGACGAGGAAATTCGTGAAAAATACCCATGGGCGACTGTAGGTCATAAGCCTGAAGAGCGTTCTATTATCACTTCTTTAGAGCTAAGCTCTCCAGTTATGGAGCAGAATAACCTTCGCTTCCAAGAGAAGTATGATACTATCGAAAAGAACGAAGTGCTATTTGAGGAAAGCCAGACTGAAGATGCTGAGTATATCATCGTAGCCTTTGGTTCAGGTAGCCGTATTTGCCAAAAAGTTGTAGAGCTATGCCGTGAGCAAGGTCTCAAGGTAGGTATGATCAGACCTATTACGCTATGGCCATTCCCAAGTAAGAGAATTGCAGAGTTAGCAAACCAAGCCAAAGGCTTCATTAGCGTAGAGCTCAATGCCGGTCAGATGGTAGAAGACGTGCGACTTGCAGTTAATGGAAAGGCTCCTGTGTACCATTATGGTCGTATGGGTGGAATGTTATTCTCTCCAGATGAAGTAATGGCAGCGATGAAGGATTTTTTCAAGTTCTAA
- a CDS encoding thiamine pyrophosphate-dependent enzyme translates to MNQEKQIMGETTANVSELIRPENLVYKKPTLLNDNTMHYCPGCSHGVVHKLVAEVLEEMNMGEKAVGIAPVGCAVFAYNYIDIDWQEAAHGRAPALATAVKRLQPDKLVFTYQGDGDLAAIGTAETIHAANRGENITIIFINNGIYGMTGGQMAPTTLEGMKTATCPAGRNVELNGYPLNITNLLKELPGVAYVTRQSVNTAPAVRKTKKALMKAFENSMNKKGCSVVEVVSTCNSGWKMSPEKANEWMIDNMHPAYPLGDLKDI, encoded by the coding sequence ATGAACCAAGAAAAGCAAATAATGGGCGAAACAACAGCGAACGTAAGTGAGCTAATTCGACCTGAAAATCTGGTATATAAGAAACCTACACTTTTAAATGACAATACTATGCACTACTGCCCAGGCTGTAGCCATGGCGTAGTACATAAGCTAGTTGCAGAAGTGCTAGAGGAGATGAACATGGGAGAGAAAGCTGTTGGTATCGCTCCTGTGGGGTGTGCTGTATTTGCATATAATTACATCGATATCGATTGGCAAGAAGCAGCTCACGGTCGTGCACCAGCTTTAGCTACTGCTGTGAAACGATTACAGCCTGATAAGCTCGTCTTTACTTACCAAGGTGATGGTGACTTAGCGGCTATCGGAACAGCGGAAACTATTCACGCGGCCAATAGAGGTGAGAATATCACTATTATCTTCATTAATAATGGTATCTACGGGATGACTGGAGGTCAGATGGCTCCTACTACCCTAGAGGGGATGAAGACTGCTACATGTCCTGCTGGACGTAATGTAGAGCTTAATGGATATCCACTAAATATTACTAATCTACTTAAGGAGCTTCCAGGTGTTGCATACGTGACTCGTCAGAGTGTTAATACTGCTCCTGCTGTACGTAAGACTAAGAAGGCTCTTATGAAGGCATTTGAGAACTCTATGAATAAAAAGGGTTGCTCTGTTGTAGAGGTGGTATCTACTTGTAACTCAGGATGGAAAATGAGTCCTGAAAAGGCTAATGAATGGATGATTGATAATATGCATCCAGCTTACCCACTAGGTGACTTAAAGGATATTTGA
- a CDS encoding 2-oxoacid:acceptor oxidoreductase family protein — protein sequence MKKYEIVIAGFGGQGVLSMGKILAYSGLVGGKEVSWMPSYGPEQRGGTANVTVIISDDRISSPILNSYDVAIVLNQPSMDKFMPTVKPGGILLYDSNGVANVPERKDVNVYRVDAAEEANKMNNSKVFNMIVLGGLLKVAPMIELSNVRDGLYKVLPERHHKLIPLNEDALKRGMEIVKLESKAEI from the coding sequence ATGAAAAAATACGAAATTGTAATCGCTGGATTTGGTGGTCAGGGTGTCCTCTCTATGGGGAAAATCCTTGCATATTCAGGACTAGTAGGGGGAAAAGAAGTTAGTTGGATGCCTTCATATGGACCTGAGCAGCGTGGCGGAACAGCTAATGTTACAGTTATTATTAGTGATGATAGAATTAGTTCTCCTATCCTAAATAGTTATGATGTTGCGATTGTCCTTAATCAGCCATCTATGGATAAGTTTATGCCTACCGTTAAGCCTGGGGGGATTCTTTTGTATGACTCAAATGGTGTAGCTAACGTTCCAGAGCGTAAGGATGTGAATGTGTATCGTGTAGATGCAGCAGAGGAGGCAAATAAGATGAATAACTCTAAGGTGTTCAATATGATAGTGCTAGGGGGATTACTCAAAGTAGCCCCAATGATTGAGCTCTCTAACGTAAGAGATGGTCTTTATAAGGTACTACCAGAACGCCATCACAAGCTTATCCCTTTAAATGAAGATGCTCTTAAGAGGGGTATGGAGATTGTCAAGCTTGAGTCTAAGGCTGAGATCTAA